In Fodinicola acaciae, the following proteins share a genomic window:
- the glp gene encoding gephyrin-like molybdotransferase Glp: MNAEEGTAGVGLADYLTGVLSEIVPLRPFDLALHDAHAGVLATDVQAPGPLPPFDMAAVDGYALRADDVSGASERLPARLSVIGDVSATSWKPTRLTGGSCFSVAAGAPLPAGADTVVPTAWTDGGLVTIEIAEPPRRGSFVRRTGEDVPAGSVMLPAGTYVSAAVVGLLAGSGIDHVAVRPRPRMVAVATGDELVATGRVGSPGQVVDANSHALAAAAVEAGAQAFRVGISPDDPEKLRSLLDDQTIRADLVVLTGGTGSGPGDMVRRTLSREGVVFTDVSVYPSQIFGFGRIGEERTPVICLPGDPGSALVGFEVLVRPVLQRLSGAEPVFRPSVKAHLTETVSSPRGYREFRPAYVTERRGGGYTATPLAGGPHLLSGLAAANALMVLGERIATAPAGTSVDVLLFDRRR, translated from the coding sequence GAGATCGTCCCGCTCCGGCCGTTCGACCTGGCGCTGCACGACGCGCACGCCGGCGTGTTGGCGACCGACGTTCAGGCACCGGGGCCGCTGCCTCCGTTCGACATGGCCGCGGTGGACGGGTACGCGCTGCGGGCCGACGACGTCTCCGGCGCCAGCGAGCGGCTGCCCGCGCGCCTGTCGGTCATCGGTGACGTGAGCGCCACCTCCTGGAAGCCGACCCGGCTGACCGGCGGCAGCTGCTTCTCGGTGGCCGCCGGTGCACCGTTGCCGGCCGGCGCCGACACCGTCGTGCCGACCGCGTGGACCGACGGCGGCCTGGTCACCATCGAGATCGCCGAGCCACCGCGGCGCGGCTCGTTCGTCCGCCGGACCGGCGAGGACGTGCCGGCGGGCTCGGTGATGCTGCCGGCCGGCACGTACGTCTCGGCGGCCGTCGTCGGCCTGCTGGCTGGTTCCGGCATCGACCACGTCGCCGTACGGCCGCGGCCGCGGATGGTCGCGGTCGCGACCGGCGACGAGCTGGTCGCCACCGGCCGGGTCGGCTCGCCGGGCCAGGTGGTCGACGCCAACTCGCACGCGCTGGCGGCCGCGGCCGTGGAGGCCGGCGCGCAGGCCTTCCGGGTCGGCATCAGCCCGGACGACCCGGAGAAGCTGCGCTCGCTGCTGGACGACCAGACGATCCGCGCCGACCTGGTCGTCCTCACCGGCGGCACCGGCAGCGGTCCCGGCGACATGGTCCGCCGCACCCTCTCGCGCGAAGGCGTGGTGTTCACCGACGTGTCCGTCTATCCGTCGCAGATCTTCGGCTTCGGCCGGATCGGCGAGGAGCGTACGCCGGTGATCTGCCTGCCGGGCGACCCCGGCTCGGCGCTGGTCGGTTTCGAGGTGCTCGTACGCCCGGTGCTGCAGCGCCTGTCCGGCGCCGAGCCGGTGTTCCGGCCGTCGGTGAAGGCGCACCTGACCGAGACGGTGTCCTCGCCGCGCGGCTATCGCGAGTTTCGGCCGGCGTACGTGACCGAGCGGCGCGGCGGCGGCTACACGGCGACGCCGCTGGCCGGAGGGCCACATCTGCTGTCCGGACTGGCCGCCGCGAACGCGCTGATGGTGCTCGGCGAACGTATCGCCACCGCGCCGGCGGGGACCTCGGTGGACGTCCTGTTGTTCGATCGGCGACGATAG